In Equus asinus isolate D_3611 breed Donkey chromosome 13, EquAss-T2T_v2, whole genome shotgun sequence, one DNA window encodes the following:
- the GPR179 gene encoding probable G-protein coupled receptor 179, whose protein sequence is MGTRTVVVLPPLWGLLGCCFLCGWALGGPRPLRSLPPLSSHIKPGSVPMWVPLEGPEAALAFLYSGDAQQLSGANCSERYEAHGAEARPGLPPILWRAAGTLAQAANFLNMLLQANDIRESSVEEDVEWYQALVRSVAEGDPRAYRALLTFNPPPEASHLQLALQATRMGEETILQDLSGNRVQEESPTGALDTPALQKRVLTNDLQSLGSPKWPRGDGYVGDIQHVRLSPPFLECQEGRLRPGWLITLSATFYGLKPDLSPEVRGQVQMDVDLQSVDINQCAGGPGWYGNTHLCDLNSTQCVPLERQGFVLGRYLCRCRPGFYGESRPGGLEESAAQPSGQFGSPQGSSRRLLRCQPCAEGCTSCIDATPCLVDEALALRAAVLACQACCMLAIFLSMLVSYRCRQSKRIQASGVVLLETILFGSLLLYFPVFILYFKPSIFRCIALRWVRLLGFAIVYGTIILKLYRVLQLFLSRTAQRGPHLSSGRLLRRLGLLLLLVLGFLAVWTAGVLERGIQHTSLVTRGHTPTGRHFYLCHHDRWDYIMVVAEMLLLCWGSFLCYATRAVPSAFHEPRYMGIALHNELLLSAAFHAARFVLVPSLHPDWTLLLFFFHTHSTVTATLALIFIPKFWKSGAPPREEIVDEVYEDELGLQRSASYLGSSIASAWSDRSLDPGDIRDELKKLYAQLEVHKTKEMAANNPHLPKKRSSWRQGLGRSFMRCLAEFPEALTRQHSRDSGSPGHSSLPGSSRRRLLSASLQEPEGPPALRKSCSTYDHHDHRREQDPPLLDSLLRRKLAKKASQAESPEPEEGPPALGFRSASAHNLTVGEKLPRARPASLQKSLSVVAGSREKALLVASQAYLEETYRQAKEREERKKAEAALASPGRRPSRRLERARGPLSAPPSPAKSSSMDSSHASGKLHEEAVRRLPHPPIRHQVSTPVMALSGACLGEPRMLSPTSTLAPALMPAPAPVPAPALAPVPGPPQSPNLLTFICPWENAELPVKKENVAQAGPSGPEQSSHSPAPARARLWRALSVAVERRGSGENGKDTEDGHLQGEADDGDENKPKIFPKSHSLKTPVQQGSMRSLGLAIKALTRSRSTYREKESGAGSPEKEEKRRASGEGVGACPRSPRLGRPKAVSKQAALTPCDDEESLQNQQNAHTSRMLQVCHQEGSREQDNRGRRTSQSLEEGKVEKAGLTGPTTLRPVRQGTAGDKNAERAKGAPVGWQELPQAGLQSLGSADCKVAEVCPWEVTEAAACQPDSSSKAEICPWEVTEGAPEKGALRQDLDDSQEERGKASEKSESKDVVAIARKKPERLVRGQEAVCPWESADPGGLSPRSAPQDSDRTKGRSETSGSAEAREVEKRRREATGSEACIPNKAKAELCPWEASGGGENGKPSQEGVKQFPQEKQKSPKKATFWKEQNLGGDMESLCPWERTDFRGPTAVSTQAPGTPQCSGGLGSSIVEVCPWEAGDAPAVRRAELCPWELGDEVTEKEMLSQGTGRESLQEKGKTSRKGSSGETGAQTGRAEQKFSQQEELVCPWESTAPGHSSPCLDNSSSRAGGQLLSNGGKRPMQDSPQEDYRPEIKEVTPAKAEICPWEVNERTTEDWTSGQARKGGDSQKDKKKMPGTSGIKDVTAWEKPEGQNKKQEAVCPWESVDPGSFSPQPGPQDTFRPKASFQVSGGVGSKTAAIRPWDAEGTLPADRAGLRPWEGSAGAAQERALAVEAIRELPINTRKASADSGPGEIAVTAPKKPERPAQERKVALDPGGSSQHSDTLDTDRPKAGFQELDRVGCRPVEVCPWEVEEAPTSEKAKICPWEVNEGATGKGLEQELGSDSASQREETLEKGRLTSLEENISKWETKLNQEQEAICPQEKDSREPSAQASEVSDLSISMSSKVAEGHSLEVSEEAAEKGDLTQDPKTGSLPEHITQEKAPSSKGEEFTTEDGEKASNELKPICSHESMAPAGSSFHADSQCLDQSKAGSRVPVSIGGRLAEGCPWNAPALDAHAPDSSAKAEICPWEVTERIPEEEVSRLDGKGEAQEKEGKAPEETEPEVVAVQERPERADGKQEAVCPQESQDCGGLSPQPAPPAPDRGKGSCEAAGSVGARVAEVCPWEGEEAPSAKKAEICPWEVSGGAAEKWGLEQEVDRESQRQGEMFLQKAGSGGTEELYSKAAAKVSREQETVCPWEGTGSGGLLPQPDALDTDQLAVSLHGASSMGSRMAELCQWEVTDPEGNIIKGTMADICPWEETRAPSEESGLLALTATQTEIFFPTAPEKPPHLLVHRPLGSFLPESKSPRPKVSKPAGTITLEGVRELQGPSGLGPRTSLAPEPSLQEAEDQKSSSLTEDQGEVASKAQHEEFAPPTVYPWDWE, encoded by the exons ATGGGCACCAGGACAGTGGTCGTGCTGCCTCCTCTGTGGGGACTGCTGGGCTGCTGTTTCCTCTGCGGCTGGGCTCTAGGGGGTCCACGGCCCCTCCGCTCTCTGCCCCCGCTGTCCTCCCACATCAAGCCAGGATCTGTACCCATGTGGGTCCCCCTGGAGGGGCCTGAGGCAGCCCTGGCTTTTCTCTACTCTGGAGATGCCCAACAGCTGTCAGGGGCTAATTGCAGTGAGCGCTATGAAGCCCATGGGGCAGAAGCCAGACCAGGGCTCCCCCCAATCCTGTGGAGGGCAGCAGGCACCCTTGCCCAGGCCGCCAATTTCCTCAACATGCTGCTACAAGCCAACGACATCCGTGAGTCCAGtgtggaggaggatgtggagTGGTACCAGGCACTGGTCCGCAGCGTGGCTGAGGGGGACCCAAGGGCGTACCGGGCTTTGCTGACCTTTAACCCTCCACCAGAGGCCAGCCACCTGCAGCTGGCCTTGCAGGCAACCCGGATGGGGGAGGAGACCATCCTTCAGGACTTGTCTGGGAACAGGGTGCAGGAGGAGAGCCCAACTGGGGCCCTGGACACCCCTGCCCTGCAGAAGCGGGTGCTGACCAACGACCTACAAAGCCTCGGCAGCCCCAAGTGGCCACGGGGAGATGGATATGTGGGGGACATACAGCACGTGAGGCTGTCTCCTCCCTTCCTGGAATGCCAGGAGGGCCGGCTCCGTCCCGGCTGGCTTATCACACTTTCGGCCACCTTCTACGGACTCAAGCCAGACCTCAGCCCCGAGGTCAG GGGGCAGGTGCAGATGGATGTAGATCTTCAGAGCGTTGACATCAATCAGTGTGCTGGCGGCCCAGGCTGGTACGGTAACACGCACCTATGTGATCTCAACAGCACCCAG TGTGTCCCCCTAGAGAGACAGGGCTTTGTCCTTGGCCGCTACCTCTGCCGCTGCCGACCTGGCTTCTACGGGGAGAGCCGCCCCGGAG GGTTAGAGGAGAGTGCCGCCCAGCCTTCCGGGCAGTTTGGGTCCCCACAAGGCAGCTCCAGGAGGCTGCTGCGGTGCCAGCCATGTGCTGAGGGCTGCACTAGCTGCATCGATGCCACACCGTGCCTGGTGGATGAGGCCCTGGCGCTGCGGGCAGCAGTGCTGGCCTGCCAGGCCTGCTGCATGCTGGCCATCTTCCTGAGCATGCTGGTTTCCTACCGCTGCCGCCAGAGCAAG AGGATCCAGGCATCTGGAGTTGTCCTGCTGGAAACCATCCTTTTTGGATCCCTGCTGCTGTACTTCCCT GTCTTCATCCTGTACTTCAAGCCCAGTATATTCCGCTGCATCGCTCTCCGCTGGGTCCGGCTGCTGGGTTTTGCCATTGTCTACGGCACCATTATACTCAAGCTTTATAG AGTGCTCCAGCTCTTTCTGTCTCGAACGGCCCAGCGGGGCCCCCACCTGAGCAGCGGGCGGCTGCTGCGGCGTCTGGGGCTGCTCCTGCTGCTAGTGCTGGGCTTCCTGGCTGTGTGGACGGCGGGGGTCCTGGAAAGAGGCATCCAGCACACATCCCTGGTGACCCGAGGCCACACTCCCACAGGCCGCCACTTCTACCTCTGCCACCACGACCGCTGGGACTACATCATGGTTGTGG CTGAGATGCTGCTCCTGTGCTGGGGCAGCTTCCTCTGCTACGCCACCCGGGCTGTCCCCTCCGCCTTCCACGAGCCGCGCTACATGGGCATCGCCCTGCACAACGAGCTGCTGCTCTCTGCTGCCTTCCATGCTGCCAG GTTTGTGCTGGTTCCCTCCCTGCACCCAGACTGgaccctcctcctcttcttcttccacaCCCACAGCACAGTCACCGCCACACTGGCTCTGATCTTCATCCCTAAG TTCTGGAAGTCGGGGGCTCCTCCCCGAGAGGAGATCGTGGACGAGGTTTATGAGGATGAGCTGGGCCTGCAGCGCTCGGCCTCCTACCTTGGCAGCAGCATCGCGTCAGCCTGGAGCGATCGCAGCCTGGACCCCGGAGATATTCGG GACGAGTTGAAGAAGCTCTATGCCCAGCTAGAGGTCCACAAGACCAAGGAAATGGCTGCTAACAACCCCCACCTGCCCAAGAAGCGGAGCAGCTGGCGCCAGGGCCTGGGCCGCTCCTTCATGAGGTGCCTGGCCGAGTTCCCCGAGGCCCTGACCAGGCAGCACTCCCGGGACTCGGGCTCCCCGGGCCACAGCAGCCTGCCCGGCTCTTCCCGCCGCCGGCTCCTCAGCGCCAGCCTCCAGGAACCTGAGGGGCCACCGGCCCTGCGCAAGTCCTGCAGCACCTATGACCACCACGACCATCGCAGGGAGCAGGACCCGCCTCTCCTCGACTCACTGCTGAGGAGGAAGTTAGCCAAGAAGGCCTCTCAGGCTGAGAGCCCGGAGCCAGAGGAAGGGCCCCCTGCCCTGGGCTTCAGGTCAGCCAGCGCCCACAACCTGACAGTGGGAGAGAAGCTCCCCAGAGCCCGGCCCGCCTCCCTGCAGAAGTCGCTCAGTGTCGTGGCTGGCTCCAGGGAAAAGGCCTTGCTCGTGGCCAGCCAGGCCTACTTGGAGGAGACCTATCGGCAGGCGAAGGAgcgagaggagagaaagaaggcagaggCAGCCTTGGCGAGCCCAGGGCGGAGGCCGTCCAGGAGGCTGGAGCGAGCTCGAGGCCCCCTGTCAGCCCCACCTTCCCCTGCCAAGAGCAGCAGCATGGACAGCTCCCACGCCTCTGGGAAGCTTCATGAGGAGGCTGTGAGAAGACTGCCTCACCCACCTATTCGGCACCAGGTCTCCACACCCGTCATGGCCCTGTCTGGGGCCTGCCTGGGGGAGCCAAGGATGCTGTCTCCCACCTCCACCTTGGCTCCAGCTCTGATGCCTGCTCCAGCCCCAGTTCCGGCCCCTGCCCTGGCACCAGTCCCAGGACCCCCCCAAAGCCCTAACTTACTCACCTTTATCTGTCCCTGGGAGAATGCAGAACTGCCagtcaagaaagaaaatgtggctcAAGCAGGCCCCTCAGGGCCAGAGCAAAGCAGCCACTCCCCGGCCCCAGCTCGGGCCAGGCTCTGGCGGGCCCTCTCTGTTGCAGTAGAGAGAAGGGGGTCTGGGGAGAATGGGAAGGACACAGAGGATGGCCATCTCCAGGGGGAAGCTGATGATGGGGATGAGAACAAGCCCAAGATCTTCCCTAAATCCCACAGCCTCAAGACCCCTGTTCAGCAGGGCTCCATGCGCAGCCTGGGACTGGCTATCAAAGCTCTGACCCGTTCTCGGAGCACCTACCGAGAGAAGGAGAGTGGGGCAGGGAGTCCTGAGAAGGAGGAGAAGCGCAGAGCTTcaggagagggggtgggggcatGCCCCAGATCTCCCAGGTTAGGCCGGCCCAAGGCAGTGAGTAAGCAGGCGGCCCTCACCCCTTGTGACGATGAGGAGTCCCTCCAGAACCAACAGAATGCTCACACCAGCAGAATGCTCCAAGTCTGTCACCAGGAGGGCAGCAGGGAACAAGACAACAGAGGCAGGAGGACATCCCAGAGCCTAGAAGAGGGGAAAGTTGAGAAAGCAGGTTTGACAGGGCCTACCACACTGAGGCCAGTCAGGCAGGGCACAGCTGGGGACAAAAATGCTGAGCGAGCAAAAGGAGCCCCTGTGGGGTGGCAGGAACTGCCTCAAGCTGGCCTTCAGTCCCTGGGCAGTGCTGACTGCAAGGTGGCAGAGGTATGCCCCTGGGAAGTCACCGAGGCAGCAGCGTGTCAGCCTGACAGTAGCAGCAAGGCTGAAATCTGCCCCTGGGAGGTGACTGAAGGAGCCCCTGAGAAGGGGGCATTGAGACAAGATCTAGATGATTCtcaagaggagaggggaaaagcCTCAGAAAAGTCAGAGTCCAAAGATGTGGTCGCCATTGCTCGGAAAAAGCCAGAGAGGCTGGTCAGGGGGCAGGAAGCTGTGTGTCCCTGGGAGAGTGCCGATCCTGGGGGTCTGTCCCCTCGGTCAGCACCTCAGGACTCGGACAGAACCAAGGGCAGGTCTGAGACGTCGGGCAGTGCGGAGGCTAGAGAGGTGGAGAAGAGACGGCGGGAAGCCACTGGCTCAGAAGCTTGTATACCCAACAAGGCCAAGGCAGAGCTGTGTCCCTGGGAggcaagtggaggaggagagaatgggaaacCGTCCCAGGAGGGAGTGAAGCAGTTCCCCCAGGAAAAGCAGAAATCTCCCAAGAAAGCAACCTTCTGGAAAGAACAGAACCTGGGTGGAGACATGGAGTCTCTTTGTCCATGGGAGAGGACAGATTTCCGAGGTCCCACAGCAGTCTCCACTCAGGCCCCAGGAACCCCCCAGTGCTCAGGGGGTTTGGGCAGCAGCATCGTGGAGGTGTGTCCATGGGAGGCAGGAGACGCTCCTGCTGTCAGGAGAGCGGAGCTGTGTCCCTGGGAGCTGGGTGATGAGGtaacagagaaggaaatgctGAGTCAGGGGACAGGTAGAGAATCTCTCCAGGAAAAGGGGAAAACCTCCAGAAAAGGGAGCTCTGGAGAGACAGGGGCACAAACTGGgagagcagagcagaagtttAGTCAACAGGAGGAGCTGGTGTGTCCCTGGGAGAGCACGGCCCCTGGGCACTCCAGCCCATGTCTAGACAATTCCTCATCCAGAGCTGGTGGCCAACTCCTCAGCAATGGAGGAAAGAGGCCCATGCAGGACAGTCCACAGGAAGACTATAGGCCAGAAATAAAGGAAGTAACACCTGCCAAGGCAGAAATCTGTCCCTGGGAGGTGAATGAAAGAACAACAGAGGACTGGACATCAGGACAGGCACGAAAAGGAGGAGACTCTCAAAAGGACAAGAAGAAAATGCCTGGAACATCAGGAATCAAAGATGTCACAGCTTGGGAAAAGCCTGAGGGACAGAACAAGAAGCAGGAAGCAGTCTGTCCTTGGGAGAGTGTGGACCCTGGCAGCTTCTCCCCACAACCAGGTCCTCAAGACACATTTAGACCCAAAGCCAGTTTCCAGGTGTCAGGTGGTGTGGGAAGCAAGACTGCTGCGATCCGTCCGTGGGACGCGGAGGGAACTCTGCCTGCCGACAGGGCCGGGCTCCGGCCCTGGGAGGGGAGTGCTGGAGCAGCGCAGGAGAGGGCTTTGGCCGTTGAGGCCATTAGGGAATTGCCAATCAATACAAGAAAGGCTTCTGCAGATTCTGGACCCGGCGAGATAGCTGTTACTGCTCCAAAGAAGCCAGAGAGGCCAGCCCAGGAGCGGAAGGTAGCCTTGGATCCAGGGGGCTCCTCTCAGCATTCAGACACCCTGGACACTGACAGACCAAAAGCTGGATTCCAGGAACTGGACCGTGTGGGGTGCAGGCCAGTTGAGGTATGTCCCTGGGAAGTGGAGGAAGCGCCTACCAGTGAAAAAGCCAAGATTTGTCCCTGGGAGGTCAATGAAGGAGCTACTGGGAAGGGACTGGAGCAAGAGTTGGGGAGTGATTCAGCAAGTCAGAGGGAGGAAACTCTAGAAAAGGGGAGACTCACctctctagaagaaaacatatcaaaatgggagacaaaactgaatcaagagcaGGAAGCCATTTGCCCTCAGGAGAAGGACTCGAGGGAACCCTCTGCTCAGGCTTCGGAGGTCTCAGACTTGTCCATCAGCATGAGTAGCAAAGTGGCAGAGGGGCATTCTTTGGAAGTGAGTgaggaggcagcagagaaagGGGACCTGACACAAGACCCAAAGACAGGCTCCCTCCCAGAACACATAACCCAAGAAAAAGCTCCATCTTCGAAAGGAGAAGAATTCACTACTGAAGATGGGGAAAAAGCAAGCAATGAGCTAAAACCTATCTGTTCACACGAGAGCATGGCCCCAGCAGGTTCTTCCTTCCACGCAGACAGTCAGTGCCTTGACCAATCTAAAGCTGGCTCTCGGGTGCCGGTCAGCATTGGGGGCAGGCTCGCTGAGGGGTGCCCATGGAATGCTCCTGCCCTGGATGCTCATGCACCTGACAGCAGTGCCAAAGCTGAGATCTGTCCCTGGGAGGTGACTGAAAGAATCCCTGAGGAAGAGGTGTCAAGACTGGATGGAAAAGGGGAAGCTCAAGAGAAGGAGGGGAAAGCCCCAGAAGAAACAGAGCCTGAAGTTGTAGCAGTTCAGGAAAGGCCAGAGAGGGCAGATGGGAAGCAGGAGGCTGTGTGTCCTCAGGAGAGTCAGGATTGTGGAGGTCTGTCTCCACAACCAGCCCCACCAGCTCCTGACAGAGGCAAAGGCAGTTGTGAGGCAGCAGGCAGTGTGGGGGCCAGGGTAGCAGAAGTGTGTCCGTGGGAGGGGGAAGAGGCGCCCTCTGCCAAGAAAGCAGAAATCTGCCCTTGGGAGGTGAGTGGAGGAGCAGCAGAGAAATGGGGACTGGAACAAGAGGTGGACAGAGAATCCCAAAGGCAAGGAGAGATGTTCCTTCAAAAGGCAGGATCTGGAGGGACTGAAGAACTCTATTCAAAAGCAGCAGCCAAAGTCAGCAGAGAGCAAGAGACAGTCTGCCCCTGGGAAGGCACAGGTTCTGGGGGGCTCCTCCCCCAGCCAGATGCTCTGGACACTGACCAACTTGCAGTCAGTCTCCATGGAGCAAGCAGTATGGGGAGCAGGATGGCAGAGCTGTGTCAATGGGAGGTCACAGATCCAGAAGGAAATATAATAAAGGGCACCATGGCAGACATCTGTCCTTGGGAGGAAACTAGAGCCCCATCTGAGGAATCTGGCCTCCTGGCTTTAACAGCAACTCAGACAGAAATATTTTTCCCCACAGCCCCTGAGAAACCACCACACCTTTTAGTCCACAGACCTCTGGGTAGCTTCCTTCCAGAGAGCAAAAGCCCCCGCCCCAAGGTGAGCAAGCCAGCCGGTACTATTACTCTGGAAGGTGTCAGGGAGCTCCAAGGACCTTCAGGACTTGGGCCAAGGACCAGCTTAGCCCCAGAGCCAAGTCTCCAAGAAGCTGAGGATCAGAAGTCTTCCTCCTTAACTGAAGACCAAGGAGAAGTAGCTTCTAAAGCTCAACATGAAGAATTTGCCCCTCCAACTGTCTATCCTTGGGACTGGGAGTGA